In the Brachyhypopomus gauderio isolate BG-103 chromosome 4, BGAUD_0.2, whole genome shotgun sequence genome, one interval contains:
- the znf804a gene encoding zinc finger protein 804A isoform X2, with the protein MWNGLSPLLGVLLSWKEKEKTLAKALEDLRANFYCQLCDKQYYKHQEFDNHISSYDHAHKQRLKDLKQREFARNVSSRSRKDVRREERALLRLHQLAEQRREAQSAPGSGPMFRSTTVAVESSCRDACCPAACGEVLPVARQDTQPTGGSSCPASKQTPWPHGGKSKKQTLRRKVAFSFSFPKKACVKLESSAAVFSECPDEGPSAGARRSQTTRTPELHLTNCPTRESNGEVELQDREEACSCSGAQHEGQTRDQYPHQAPDQSPDQSPHQSPDQSPHQSPDQSPDPSEVWSQGSLETSRGGTDLHASPDLCAFLVYAEDMPVSPHSPCGPHIVLNLENSVENVTEKTTVKATIETAVETTLETTMSEHSSSVSQDKEPPLNTSDPSPGSGPEEHWSARAQTAFTTPLPPFVAVLGRDSRTIFQWPSEMVSFTTTEPSLGFSCNPLHFDFRGSQVRRGPNVQDGKPNPPPGTDEAPSSHGTEGAGQRSHRYHEDSDSCERQRKPSRGRRSRRRTHTRKRTEDKGRATDHRHYRSRHKKRQKRSRWRRSEDGGQADQSPTQKRMKFHRQAKSREGLDSQFRGATSQQEQPLQKSKQSTPNQAANRSVSPAVDGELGSSRQEASGSVSGSAGNSDESCHRTVLRNSGETAPRPAAGEGAVTGPALTPTPPHMCHTGRPTPWPQRDGALWNRQGQKRRHRDSQGREGSCDEVRCVCQVPCKTGREPDGSTEDDGLEDEKCCSTHGGKRPKLINQTSHLTTEHSEGENAVSLTTEHSEGENTVSITTEHSEGESAVFLTTEHSEGENTVSLTTEHSEGENTISLTTEHNEGENEVSLSTEHSEGENAVPLTTEHSEGENAISLTTEHSEGENTVSLTTEHSEGENAVSLTTEHNEGKNAISLTTEHNESENTVSLSTEHSEGENAVSLTTEHSEGENAVSLTTEHSEGENAVSLSTEHSEGENTVSLSTEHSEGENTVFLTTEHNEGDSAVSLTTEHSEGDSAVSLTTEHSEGDSAVSLTTEHSECENAVFSVEQRSQEESNAHCSLLKGEHDSSNGAEQTSCSIDDAVSSAADCQTPSVSGQTGVDNSCCQPDPHPAQINTPSRQGTEPQSSDTLTHAPPYLRMPGRGLAAPVRACQQCAATVQVPAMAEKDSYAKPGQPGQLCVSSLPEEDGPFYSRPRLQVHVASLERLRLLRARAHTHALHQQVFATKLKPVLPRLAIPVPSPVLHPVHVPPPMAPRTHHHPPRASPAPHHLPAPPASTLSSGGARHTPAPGA; encoded by the exons gagaaggagaaaaCCTTGGCCAAGGCTCTGGAGGACCTCAGGGCTAACTTCTACTGTCAGCTGTGTGACAAGCAGTACTACAAACACCAGGAGTTCGACAACCACATCAGCTCATACGACCACGCTCACAAGCAG agACTGAAGGATCTGAAACAGAGGGAGTTTGCCCGTAACGTGTCCTCGAGGTCCCGTAAGGATGTGCGCAGAGAGGAGAGGGCACTACTGCGGCTGCACCAGCTGGCTGAGCAGCGCAGGGAGGCCCAGAG TGCCCCAGGGAGCGGGCCCATGTTCAGATCCACCACGGTGGCTGTGGAGAGCAGCTGTAGAGACGCCTGCTGTCCCGCTGCCTGTGGGGAGGTGCTGCCTGTGGCCCGCCAAGACACCCAGCCCACCGGGGGCAGCAGCTGCCCTGCCAGCAAGCAGACGCCATGGCCGCATGGGGGAAAGTCCAAGAAGCAGACCCTGCGACGCAAAGTTGcgttctccttctccttcccgAAGAAGGCCTGTGTGAAGCTGGAGTCTTCGGCTGCAGTGTTCAGCGAGTGCCCAGACGAGGGTCCGTCAGCAGGGGCCCGGAGGTCCCAAACCACCCGCACACCGGAGCTCCACCTCACCAACTGCCCCACCAGGGAGTCAAATGGTGAGGTTGAGCTGCAGGACAGGGAGGAGGCTTGTTCCTGCTCTGGAGCGCAACATGAGGGGCAGACCCGAGATCAGTACCCACACCAGGCCCCAGATCAGTCCCCAGATCAGTCCCCACACCAGTCCCCAGATCAGTCCCCACACCAGTCCCCAGATCAGTCCCCAGACCCCAGTGAGGTGTGGAGCCAGGGTTCCCTAGAAACATCCAGAGGGGGGACTGATCTACATGCCTCCCCTGATCTGTGTGCTTTTCTCGTCTATGCAGAGGACATGCCCGTGTCCCCACACTCTCCATGTGGACCTCACATTGTCCTCAACCTGGAAAATTCTGTGGAAAACGTTACGGAAAAAACCACAGTAAAAGCCACCATAGAAACGGCAGTGGAAACCACGTTGGAAACCACTATGTCTGAGCATAGCAGCAGTGTGAGTCAGGACAAGGAGCCTCCACTAAACACCTCTGACCCGTCACCTGGTTCTGGACCAGAGGAGCACTGGAGTGCCAGAGCGCAGACGGCTTTCACCACACCCCTTCCGCCGTTCGTGGCAGTCCTGGGTAGAGACAGTAGGACCATCTTTCAGTGGCCTTCTGAGATGGTGTCCTTCACCACCACAGAACCATCCTTGGGTTTCAGCTGCAACCCTCTTCACTTTGACTTCAGAGGGTCACAGGTCAGACGAGGCCCCAACGTTCAGGACGGCAAGCCCAACCCGCCCCCCGGCACGGACGAGGCTCCGTCCAGCCACGGAACGGAGGGAGCGGGACAAAGAAGCCACCGATACCACGAAGACTCGGACAGCTGCGAGAGGCAGAGGAAGCCCAGCAGGGGCAGGCGATCCAGAAGAAGGACGCACACCAGGAAGAGAACGGAGGACAAAGGGCGCGCTACAGACCACCGCCATTACAGGAGCAGGCAcaagaagagacagaaaagaaGCAGATGGAGACGCTCGGAGGACGGCGGCCAGGCCGATCAGAGCCCAACGCAGAAACGCATGAAATTCCACAGACAAGCCAAGAGCCGAGAAGGACTTGATAGCCAATTTAGAGGCGCCACTTCACAGCAAGAGCAACCATTACAGAAGTCAAAGCAATCAACTCCGAATCAGGCTGCAAACAGGAGCGTGTCTCCAGCTGTGGATGGGGAGCTGGGCTCCAGCAGACAGGAGGCATCAGGCAGCGTGAGCGGCTCTGCAGGCAACTCTGATGAGTCCTGCCATCGCACGGTGCTCAGGAACAGCGGGGAGACGGCCCCGCGCCCCGCAGCGGGGGAGGGAGCTGTCACAGGGCCtgccctcacccccaccccccctcacatGTGCCACACTGGAAGGCCAACTCCATGGCCACAGAGAGATGGGGCTTTGTGGAACAGACAGGGGCAAAAGAGGAGACACAGAGACTCACAGGGCAGGGAGGGGAGCTGTGATgaggtgcggtgtgtgtgtcaggtgccGTGTAAGACGGGCAGGGAGCCAGATGGCTCGACCGAAGACGATgggctggaggatgaaaaatgTTGCTCGACGCATGGCGGAAAAAGACCGAAGCTGATCAATCAGACATCACACCTCACTACTGAACACAGTGAGGGTGAGAACGCAGTATCTCTAACTACTGAACACAGTGAGGGTGAGAACACAGTATCCATAACTACTGAACACAGTGAGGGTGAGAGTGCAGTATTTCTAACTACTGAACACAGTGAGGGCGAAAACACAGTATCCCTAACTACTGAACACAGTGAGGGTGAGAACACAATATCCCTAACTACTGAACACAATGAGGGTGAGAACGAAGTATCCCTAAGTACTGAACACAGTGAGGGTGAGAACGCAGTACCCCTAACTACTGAACACAGTGAGGGTGAGAACGCAATATCCCTAACTACTGAACACAGTGAGGGTGAGAACACAGTATCACTAACTACTGAACACAGTGAGGGTGAGAACGCAGTATCACTAACTACTGAACACAATGAGGGTAAGAACGCAATATCCCTAACTACTGAACACAATGAGAGTGAGAACACAGTATCCCTAAGTACTGAACACAGTGAGGGTGAGAATGCAGTATCCCTAACTACTGAACACAGTGAGGGTGAGAACGCAGTATCACTAACTACTGAACACAGTGAGGGTGAGAACGCAGTATCCCTAAGTACTGAACACAGTGAGGGTGAGAACACAGTATCCCTAAGTACTGAACACAGTGAGGGTGAGAACACAGTATTCCTAACTACTGAACACAATGAGGGTGATAGTGCAGTATCTCTAACTACTGAACACAGTGAGGGTGATAGTGCAGTATCTCTAACTACTGAACACAGTGAGGGTGATAGTGCAGTATCTCTAACCACTGAACACAGTGAGTGTGAGAACGCAGTGTTTTCTGTGGAGCAGAGAAGCCAAGAAGAGTCAAACGCACACTGCAGCCTTTTAAAAGGAGAGCATGACAGCTCCAATGGAGCAGAGCAAACCTCATGCAGTATTGATGACGCGGTGAGCAGTGCAGCTGATTGTCAGACACCAAGTGTCTCCGGTCAAACAGGCGTGGATAACAGCTGCTGTCAGCCGGACCCTCACCCTGCGCAGATCAACACCCCGAGCAGACAGGGCACCGAGCCCCAGTCTTCCGATACCCTGACACACGCACCGCCATATCTCAGAATGCCCGGCAGAGGGTTGGCTGCCCCCGTGCGGGCCTGTCAGCAGTGTGCTGCGACTGTGCAGGTCCCTGCAATGGCAGAGAAAGACAGCTATGCTAAACCGGGTCAGCCGGGTCAGTTGTGTGTGAGCTCGCTCCCCGAAGAGGATGGCCCCTTCTACAGCAGGCCCCGCCTCCAGGTCCACGTGGCCAGCCTGGAGAGGCTCCGCCTTCTGCGTGCACGTGCCCACACCCACGCCCTACACCAGCAGGTGTTCGCCACCAAGCTGAAGCCCGTCCTGCCCCGGCTGGCTATCCCAGTGCCCTCTCCTGTGCTCCACCCTGTCCACGTGCCTCCTCCCATGGCCCCCCGCACCCATCACCATCCGCCACGCGCTTCTCCAGCACCACACCACCTTCCTGCCCCCCCAGCCTCCACTCTTTCCTCAGGTGGTGCCCGTCACACGCCTGCCCCTGGGGCCTGA
- the znf804a gene encoding zinc finger protein 804A isoform X1 — protein sequence MACYYIVISSTHLSNGHLRNIKGVFRGPLCRSSNKALEKEKTLAKALEDLRANFYCQLCDKQYYKHQEFDNHISSYDHAHKQRLKDLKQREFARNVSSRSRKDVRREERALLRLHQLAEQRREAQSAPGSGPMFRSTTVAVESSCRDACCPAACGEVLPVARQDTQPTGGSSCPASKQTPWPHGGKSKKQTLRRKVAFSFSFPKKACVKLESSAAVFSECPDEGPSAGARRSQTTRTPELHLTNCPTRESNGEVELQDREEACSCSGAQHEGQTRDQYPHQAPDQSPDQSPHQSPDQSPHQSPDQSPDPSEVWSQGSLETSRGGTDLHASPDLCAFLVYAEDMPVSPHSPCGPHIVLNLENSVENVTEKTTVKATIETAVETTLETTMSEHSSSVSQDKEPPLNTSDPSPGSGPEEHWSARAQTAFTTPLPPFVAVLGRDSRTIFQWPSEMVSFTTTEPSLGFSCNPLHFDFRGSQVRRGPNVQDGKPNPPPGTDEAPSSHGTEGAGQRSHRYHEDSDSCERQRKPSRGRRSRRRTHTRKRTEDKGRATDHRHYRSRHKKRQKRSRWRRSEDGGQADQSPTQKRMKFHRQAKSREGLDSQFRGATSQQEQPLQKSKQSTPNQAANRSVSPAVDGELGSSRQEASGSVSGSAGNSDESCHRTVLRNSGETAPRPAAGEGAVTGPALTPTPPHMCHTGRPTPWPQRDGALWNRQGQKRRHRDSQGREGSCDEVRCVCQVPCKTGREPDGSTEDDGLEDEKCCSTHGGKRPKLINQTSHLTTEHSEGENAVSLTTEHSEGENTVSITTEHSEGESAVFLTTEHSEGENTVSLTTEHSEGENTISLTTEHNEGENEVSLSTEHSEGENAVPLTTEHSEGENAISLTTEHSEGENTVSLTTEHSEGENAVSLTTEHNEGKNAISLTTEHNESENTVSLSTEHSEGENAVSLTTEHSEGENAVSLTTEHSEGENAVSLSTEHSEGENTVSLSTEHSEGENTVFLTTEHNEGDSAVSLTTEHSEGDSAVSLTTEHSEGDSAVSLTTEHSECENAVFSVEQRSQEESNAHCSLLKGEHDSSNGAEQTSCSIDDAVSSAADCQTPSVSGQTGVDNSCCQPDPHPAQINTPSRQGTEPQSSDTLTHAPPYLRMPGRGLAAPVRACQQCAATVQVPAMAEKDSYAKPGQPGQLCVSSLPEEDGPFYSRPRLQVHVASLERLRLLRARAHTHALHQQVFATKLKPVLPRLAIPVPSPVLHPVHVPPPMAPRTHHHPPRASPAPHHLPAPPASTLSSGGARHTPAPGA from the exons gagaaggagaaaaCCTTGGCCAAGGCTCTGGAGGACCTCAGGGCTAACTTCTACTGTCAGCTGTGTGACAAGCAGTACTACAAACACCAGGAGTTCGACAACCACATCAGCTCATACGACCACGCTCACAAGCAG agACTGAAGGATCTGAAACAGAGGGAGTTTGCCCGTAACGTGTCCTCGAGGTCCCGTAAGGATGTGCGCAGAGAGGAGAGGGCACTACTGCGGCTGCACCAGCTGGCTGAGCAGCGCAGGGAGGCCCAGAG TGCCCCAGGGAGCGGGCCCATGTTCAGATCCACCACGGTGGCTGTGGAGAGCAGCTGTAGAGACGCCTGCTGTCCCGCTGCCTGTGGGGAGGTGCTGCCTGTGGCCCGCCAAGACACCCAGCCCACCGGGGGCAGCAGCTGCCCTGCCAGCAAGCAGACGCCATGGCCGCATGGGGGAAAGTCCAAGAAGCAGACCCTGCGACGCAAAGTTGcgttctccttctccttcccgAAGAAGGCCTGTGTGAAGCTGGAGTCTTCGGCTGCAGTGTTCAGCGAGTGCCCAGACGAGGGTCCGTCAGCAGGGGCCCGGAGGTCCCAAACCACCCGCACACCGGAGCTCCACCTCACCAACTGCCCCACCAGGGAGTCAAATGGTGAGGTTGAGCTGCAGGACAGGGAGGAGGCTTGTTCCTGCTCTGGAGCGCAACATGAGGGGCAGACCCGAGATCAGTACCCACACCAGGCCCCAGATCAGTCCCCAGATCAGTCCCCACACCAGTCCCCAGATCAGTCCCCACACCAGTCCCCAGATCAGTCCCCAGACCCCAGTGAGGTGTGGAGCCAGGGTTCCCTAGAAACATCCAGAGGGGGGACTGATCTACATGCCTCCCCTGATCTGTGTGCTTTTCTCGTCTATGCAGAGGACATGCCCGTGTCCCCACACTCTCCATGTGGACCTCACATTGTCCTCAACCTGGAAAATTCTGTGGAAAACGTTACGGAAAAAACCACAGTAAAAGCCACCATAGAAACGGCAGTGGAAACCACGTTGGAAACCACTATGTCTGAGCATAGCAGCAGTGTGAGTCAGGACAAGGAGCCTCCACTAAACACCTCTGACCCGTCACCTGGTTCTGGACCAGAGGAGCACTGGAGTGCCAGAGCGCAGACGGCTTTCACCACACCCCTTCCGCCGTTCGTGGCAGTCCTGGGTAGAGACAGTAGGACCATCTTTCAGTGGCCTTCTGAGATGGTGTCCTTCACCACCACAGAACCATCCTTGGGTTTCAGCTGCAACCCTCTTCACTTTGACTTCAGAGGGTCACAGGTCAGACGAGGCCCCAACGTTCAGGACGGCAAGCCCAACCCGCCCCCCGGCACGGACGAGGCTCCGTCCAGCCACGGAACGGAGGGAGCGGGACAAAGAAGCCACCGATACCACGAAGACTCGGACAGCTGCGAGAGGCAGAGGAAGCCCAGCAGGGGCAGGCGATCCAGAAGAAGGACGCACACCAGGAAGAGAACGGAGGACAAAGGGCGCGCTACAGACCACCGCCATTACAGGAGCAGGCAcaagaagagacagaaaagaaGCAGATGGAGACGCTCGGAGGACGGCGGCCAGGCCGATCAGAGCCCAACGCAGAAACGCATGAAATTCCACAGACAAGCCAAGAGCCGAGAAGGACTTGATAGCCAATTTAGAGGCGCCACTTCACAGCAAGAGCAACCATTACAGAAGTCAAAGCAATCAACTCCGAATCAGGCTGCAAACAGGAGCGTGTCTCCAGCTGTGGATGGGGAGCTGGGCTCCAGCAGACAGGAGGCATCAGGCAGCGTGAGCGGCTCTGCAGGCAACTCTGATGAGTCCTGCCATCGCACGGTGCTCAGGAACAGCGGGGAGACGGCCCCGCGCCCCGCAGCGGGGGAGGGAGCTGTCACAGGGCCtgccctcacccccaccccccctcacatGTGCCACACTGGAAGGCCAACTCCATGGCCACAGAGAGATGGGGCTTTGTGGAACAGACAGGGGCAAAAGAGGAGACACAGAGACTCACAGGGCAGGGAGGGGAGCTGTGATgaggtgcggtgtgtgtgtcaggtgccGTGTAAGACGGGCAGGGAGCCAGATGGCTCGACCGAAGACGATgggctggaggatgaaaaatgTTGCTCGACGCATGGCGGAAAAAGACCGAAGCTGATCAATCAGACATCACACCTCACTACTGAACACAGTGAGGGTGAGAACGCAGTATCTCTAACTACTGAACACAGTGAGGGTGAGAACACAGTATCCATAACTACTGAACACAGTGAGGGTGAGAGTGCAGTATTTCTAACTACTGAACACAGTGAGGGCGAAAACACAGTATCCCTAACTACTGAACACAGTGAGGGTGAGAACACAATATCCCTAACTACTGAACACAATGAGGGTGAGAACGAAGTATCCCTAAGTACTGAACACAGTGAGGGTGAGAACGCAGTACCCCTAACTACTGAACACAGTGAGGGTGAGAACGCAATATCCCTAACTACTGAACACAGTGAGGGTGAGAACACAGTATCACTAACTACTGAACACAGTGAGGGTGAGAACGCAGTATCACTAACTACTGAACACAATGAGGGTAAGAACGCAATATCCCTAACTACTGAACACAATGAGAGTGAGAACACAGTATCCCTAAGTACTGAACACAGTGAGGGTGAGAATGCAGTATCCCTAACTACTGAACACAGTGAGGGTGAGAACGCAGTATCACTAACTACTGAACACAGTGAGGGTGAGAACGCAGTATCCCTAAGTACTGAACACAGTGAGGGTGAGAACACAGTATCCCTAAGTACTGAACACAGTGAGGGTGAGAACACAGTATTCCTAACTACTGAACACAATGAGGGTGATAGTGCAGTATCTCTAACTACTGAACACAGTGAGGGTGATAGTGCAGTATCTCTAACTACTGAACACAGTGAGGGTGATAGTGCAGTATCTCTAACCACTGAACACAGTGAGTGTGAGAACGCAGTGTTTTCTGTGGAGCAGAGAAGCCAAGAAGAGTCAAACGCACACTGCAGCCTTTTAAAAGGAGAGCATGACAGCTCCAATGGAGCAGAGCAAACCTCATGCAGTATTGATGACGCGGTGAGCAGTGCAGCTGATTGTCAGACACCAAGTGTCTCCGGTCAAACAGGCGTGGATAACAGCTGCTGTCAGCCGGACCCTCACCCTGCGCAGATCAACACCCCGAGCAGACAGGGCACCGAGCCCCAGTCTTCCGATACCCTGACACACGCACCGCCATATCTCAGAATGCCCGGCAGAGGGTTGGCTGCCCCCGTGCGGGCCTGTCAGCAGTGTGCTGCGACTGTGCAGGTCCCTGCAATGGCAGAGAAAGACAGCTATGCTAAACCGGGTCAGCCGGGTCAGTTGTGTGTGAGCTCGCTCCCCGAAGAGGATGGCCCCTTCTACAGCAGGCCCCGCCTCCAGGTCCACGTGGCCAGCCTGGAGAGGCTCCGCCTTCTGCGTGCACGTGCCCACACCCACGCCCTACACCAGCAGGTGTTCGCCACCAAGCTGAAGCCCGTCCTGCCCCGGCTGGCTATCCCAGTGCCCTCTCCTGTGCTCCACCCTGTCCACGTGCCTCCTCCCATGGCCCCCCGCACCCATCACCATCCGCCACGCGCTTCTCCAGCACCACACCACCTTCCTGCCCCCCCAGCCTCCACTCTTTCCTCAGGTGGTGCCCGTCACACGCCTGCCCCTGGGGCCTGA